The Leptodactylus fuscus isolate aLepFus1 chromosome 3, aLepFus1.hap2, whole genome shotgun sequence genome has a segment encoding these proteins:
- the ZNF451 gene encoding E3 SUMO-protein ligase ZNF451, which translates to MDPLTSVEQEKQAKENQNSEDEIEFVSEGQLRPVLECVDLLSSDDEDQVLCLNRSVKDHVDYQKDRVASTLDRLARHVEVEKQQKAEKNKAFQEKLHFQHAHGLQELEFTKDSPGQNAARMCVKEWLKMPGLKPGSVSASRRNIYRPPEASFMRSQSITCPVMNCNRKFDNGQLLMGHLKRFDHSPCDPTIALHGVCDNSYACVLCLKRFTSVSEYNDHLSAKANLADGHERRIPSLFIQCFACPSCFLLFYQRDECLKHMSASNHFKRSFVFKDEKGVPCPIPMPAYAKNVLIALCKDILFQVVCTSCRLELHSYTELTAHFRTRCRNAGPISLSEKSIGDVAAVFRLKAYCPYCKQALSTDAHIAKHVEKTNHNVKRVNSIEQSILAFCYINEGVKTPSDICLAAASARLKPCTLKRTLPDSDFCNEFLQKCKKEENMADVSDCHVKKEEDVIMKAWFCECVLQFPSEKAAEKHIMTANRIYHKCMVCGKIAEDLGIIHLHMSRFHGGAHLSNFRFWCQICHLELVRIESVMAHVSDCHGGHSYYYEDDVLEQPSTSTDLKSLHIPLEAETPAVPQESAKGMWQCHICEDMFDSEETVQQHCKSLTMHQFHKYTCDTCKKKFHKLETLLRHCQGQHNGDIKIKYFCGLCEDLHFDEERDFLSHYESYHGLDYGFVPNQVQSPSKSLEALPTTSSAAESHLTCGCLAKYTDKAKRKTDLRLCVAKLFEKGKLWYSCCSCLATDQTLEGIRRHFCKKNGDSCSINFVVKCSVCSKSCIDANSAQLHFHAKHCFLMNAYINRNPIDSKNEVFKFTASGACVSKKPLKVANTKKLHYEAHGRSLDCSKNLPGLPSVENGEELMDFCSTVTALDKTSRFPPVKPEPVSTSSSCNTGDNEVNNQPMDTDLQEDELPDLEFLQTMTHIVFVDLDNWAQFFNRLPGQLNQGTFVWGFQGGKSTWKPPVNCKIYKYLSNTGCFFLHPRCSHRKDAADFAICMHAGRLDEKLPKQIPFTILSGDKGFLELENQFKKTQRSAHILNPHHLEGDMMCALLNSIAETTQDTADLERSTDDQDEEASIEEAIRRSLVEM; encoded by the exons ATGGATCCTTTGACATCTGTTGAACAGGAAAAGCAAGCAAAAGAAAATCAGAACAGCGAAGATGAGATTGAGTTTGTCAGT GAAGGCCAGTTAAGACCTGTTTTGGAATGCGTTGACTTGCTTAGTAGCGATGATGAGGATCAGGTTTTGTGTCTAAAT AGATCCGTAAAGGACCATGTTGATTATCAGAAAGACCGTGTGGCTTCGACACTGGACCGTCTTGCACGTCATGTTGAAGTGGAAAAACAGCAgaaagctgaaaaaaataaaGCATTTCAA gaaAAGTTACATTTTCAGCATGCTCATGGTTTACAAGAGTTGGAATTTACCAAGGATTCTCCTGGCCAAAATGCTGCAAGAATGTGTGTCAAAGAGTGGCTTAAAATGCCAG GCCTCAAACCAGGTAGTGTTTCTGCGAGCCGCCGAAACATCTATAGACCCCCTGAAGCCAGTTTCATGAGGAGTCAGTCAATCACTTGCCCTGTAATGAACTGCAACAGGAAGTTTGACAATGGACAACTGCTGATGGGCCATCTGAAGAG GTTTGATCACTCCCCATGTGACCCAACTATTGCTCTTCATGGTGTGTGTGACAACTCGTATGCCTGTGTTTTGTGTCTTAAACGGTTTACAAGTGTAAGCGAGTATAATGATCATCTGTCGGCAAAG GCAAATCTGGCAGATGGTCATGAAAGACGAATACCTTCACTGTTTATCCAGTGTTTTGCCTGTCCGAGCTGTTTTTTACTCTTTTACCAAAGAGATGAGTGTCTGAAGCACATGTCTGCAAGCAATCACTTCAAGCGATCCTTTGTTTTTAAAG ATGAGAAGGGCGTCCCATGTCCTATTCCTATGCcagcatatgcaaaaaatgttttgattGCCCTTTGTAAAGACATTCTTTTCCAAGTTGTTTGTACATCTTGTCGTCTGGAGCTACATTCTTACACAGAGCTGACTGCTCACTTCAG AACACGCTGCCGAAATGCTGGTCCCATTTCTCTTTCTGAAAAAAGCATAGGAGACGTTGCTGCAGTGTTCCGACTGAAAGCGTATTGTCCATATTGTAAACAAGCTTTAAGTACCGATGCTCACATTGCAAAGCATGTTGAAAAAACTAATCATAATGTAAAGCGTGTGAACTCTATAGAGCAGTCTATCCTGGCCTTTTGTTACATCAATGAAGGAGTTAAAACACCATCTGATATCTGCTTGGCTGCTGCAAGTGCTAGACTTAAACCTTGCACACTTAAAAGGACTTTACCAGATTCTGATTTTTGTAATGAGTTCTTACAAAAGTGCAAGAAAGAGGAAAACATGGCAGATGTAAGTGATTGCCAtgtgaagaaggaggaggatgtCATAATGAAAGCATGGTTCTGTGAATGCGTTCTACAATTCCCCTCTGAAAAAGCCGCTGAAAAGCATATCATGACAGCTAATAGAATTTATCACAAATGTATGGTGTGTGGCAAGATTGCTGAAGATTTGGGCATTATACACCTACATATGAGCAGATTCCATGGTGGGGCACATCTGAGTAATTTCCGCTTCTGGTGCCAAATATGTCATTTAGAGTTGGTAAGAATTGAAAGTGTCATGGCACATGTGTCAGACTGTCATGGAGGTCACTCATATTATTATGAAGATGATGTCTTAGAGCAGCCATCCACGTCTACTGACTTAAAGAGTCTCCATATACCATTGGAAGCAGAGACCCCGGCAGTGCCACAGGAATCTGCTAAAGGCATGTGGCAGTGTCACATATGTGAAGACATGTTTGATTCCGAAGAGACTGTTCAACAACACTGCAAGTCCCTAACCATGCACCAGTTTCATAAATACACCTGTGACACTTGTAAAAAGAAGTTTCATAAGCTAGAAACTTTGCTCCGACATTGTCAGGGTCAACATAATGGTGACATAAAGATTAAATATTTCTGTGGCCTCTGTGAAGATCTCCACTTTGATGAAGAACGGGATTTTCTTAGTCACTATGAAAGCTACCACGGTTTAGATTATGGGTTTGTTCCAAATCAGGTTCAGTCCCCTTCTAAAAGTCTTGAAGCTTTACCTACAACGTCCTCTGCCGCAGAGAGCCATCTGACATGTGGCTGTCTTGCAAAATATACTGACAAAGCAAAGCGGAAGACAGACCTCAGGCTTTGCGTAGCTAAATTGTTTGAGAAAGGAAAACTGTGGTACAGCTGCTGTTCATGCTTGGCAACTGACCAGACACTTGAGGGAATACGCAGGCATTTTTGTAAGAAAAATGGAGACTCTTGCAGCATAAATTTTGTTGTAAAGTGCAGCGTTTGCTCAAAGTCCTGCATTGATGCTAATTCTGCCCAACTCCATTTTCATGCAAAGCACTGTTTTCTGATGAATGCTTACATTAATAGGAATCCTATTGACTCCAAGAATGAGGTGTTTAAGTTCACAGCTAGTGGTGCTTGTGTATCTAAGAAGCCATTAAAGGTTGCCAATACCAAAAAGTTACATTACGAAGCTCATGGCAGATCTCTGGATTGCTCCAAAAATTTACCTGGTTTACCCTCAGTGGAAAATGGAGAAGAGCTAATGGATTTTTGTAGCACAGTTACAG CTCTTGATAAAACTTCAAGATTTCCCCCTGTGAAGCCTGAACCTGTTTCAACTTCCAGCAGTTGCAACACTGGAGATAATGAAGTAAACAATCAGCCTATGGATACAG ATTTGCAAGAAGATGAATTACCTGATCTAGAATTTCTTCAAACAATGACCCACATTGTGTTTGTTGACTTGGACAACTGGGCACAGTTTTTTAATCGTCTGCCAGGCCAATTGAACCAAGGAACTTTTGTATGGGGATTTCAAG GTGGGAAAAGTACTTGGAAGCCTCCTGTGAATTGCAAGATCTATAAGTATCTCTCAAACACTggctgttttttccttcaccctcgCTGCAGTCATAGgaaagatgcagctgactttgctATTTGCATGCAT GCAGGTCGCCTAGATGAGAAACTACCCAAGCAAATCCCTTTCACTATTCTCTCTGGTGATAAAGGTTTCTTGGAGTTGGAGAACCAgttcaaaaaaacacagcggtctGCTCATATCCTCAACCCACACCATTTAGAAGGCGATATGATGTGTGCCCTGCTTAACAGCATAGCGGAAACAACACAAG ACACTGCTGACTTGGAGAGAAGCACAGATGACCAGGATGAAG AAGCCAGCATTGAAGAAGCCATCAGAAGAAGCCTGgtggaaatgtaa